A region of the Mytilus galloprovincialis chromosome 1, xbMytGall1.hap1.1, whole genome shotgun sequence genome:
TTTTGTTTAACTACATAGCTAACTAATTGTGCAATTCTCAAGAATCTCTACTGGTTGCTGAAAAAATATGAATGGAGAACATATATTTTGAGGCATATCTGGCCTTGCCAATCAACAAAAATGATGTGCTGGGTTATTTACTTTGATGccatttgtatgatttttacCACAAATAGGAAGATTTTAGGAACATAGGTGCAGCTCATGTGTTAccataaatattttatcaaatatacacAAATTAAAATTAACTTTTATCAATGAAATTTTTAACTACGGTAAATGTTCTTTTAACTTTGTAGACAATTTAATCTCAAAACGTTCTTTCTTCTTTAAATAATATGTTTTACACAACACATAGAGCTTTATTTTCGACATATGTGTATAttcaataaaaacagaaataaaatttaaatggacctaaaaatacatcataaagttGTGTTAAATTAGTTGAATTCAACTTGATACTGGTAACAAAAATCTAGAAAAATTTCATGTATGTATTTCGAATAAGTAATACACATGTATTCATCAAACAGAAAGTAACATATCATTAATACACTTGTATTTCATGAAACAGAAGGTTATACATAAATAATACAATTTTATTCATCAAAGCAAAGGTTACATATAAATAATACACTTAAATTCATTAAACAGAAAGtaacatataaataatacacTTGTATACATCAAACAGAAagttaaacataaatattaaacACTTGTTTCCATTGAACACAAGGCTACACATCAATAATCTCATGCCATATTTCACACATTCCAAATTTATAACACACTTGACCTTGGATAAGTTGAATACTTTTAACAGGTCACTTTCACTTTGACATATATGTTTTGAATGTATATACTACACTTGTATTCATCAAACAGAAGGTAACATATGaataatacatttgtattaaaaaaaacaatgtttaacaGACTCAGATATTGAGTACCTGGTAAACTGCAAGTAGGATATAAATAAGTCCTTATTTGTAGTTCCCAAAAATACAACAGAAAAGAGTTCTGTAGTTCAAACATGATCACACCAATCAGATTTCTTTCCTTAGAATGTCTAGAGTAGGACACTATTACATATACATACAGAAGTTACTTTCTTTCATACAGAAATTCTATGGATTTCTTACGATCAATTCTAAGTGGTTTATACCTATGGCATATAAAGCTGTAAGTACAGTCACATGATTGTTTGTTGATCATTTTACATTACCCCCTAAACATagatatacataaaataaattaagttaTCCATTATTTGATGAAGATCGTTTTACTGGTGGTGCACTTTTTGCATTTGAGTTGCTTATACTACTCTTTTGAGGAGTAGTTATTTTTTTCAGTGCTTCTTTTCCATTGCCAgcatcttttaaattatttccatcatttttcttcttttcttgttCATTTTTTGGCTTTTTAGTTGTAGGAGAATTAATTTCCTTTGCAAATTGTTTCAGTGGTAAAGGTGTTGTGTGGATCTTGAAATTTAGTGGTGTTGTTGTATTAGTTAATGAGTCCATATTTGATGACTGAGGAATGTGGAAAAAgtacaactgaaataaatatttaaatacacaTTTAATTGAATTATTTACATAGCAATATAACAAATTTGCAAATTGATAACTATTTTCaagaattttaaaattaagaaacttgaacaagaaacaagaatgtgtcgatagtacatgaatgccccactcacactatcattttctgtgttcagttgaccctgaaattggggtaaaaactcatATCATatttatagggaacatgtgtactaagattcaagttgattggacttcatcaaaaactaccttaaccaaaaactttaaactgaagtgGGTGACTGACGAATGATTGAACAAATAGACTCACAGGCCAAATAAACAATACCCATAAATGGggcaaaaaaataacaaaaacttcTAAAATGTATTGCCTTCATATGGATCTTCTCGTATAAGGTTATTTCCAAAAGTtgtatattattaaaataaatcaccCTAGGTCTGCATGAAAgtgctatatacatgtatgacaaatGATATTATTTCATCCAAAAATAATGTCAATGTAAATGTGTAATGGTGACTATAAGAGTGCATTTATCGGTTGAATACcaaaactatttatatttttttgggcCAAGAGTGCTCTCTTGATGTTTATAAGTTTGTGGAGtttgtacaaaaaatgtgttCATTAAttagtttaccatgtttactgatctTTACTATAATATAGAAAATGGGGAGGGATTCTCCTGATTATGCAGAAGATTCTACAAAAGATAACTTAAATTTCATAGGTTTTAAACAAAGGTTTGTGATGCTTTAAACATTAAGCCCTATCTGTATGTTAAAGGgtaactgcaaaaaaaaaagtaaattaatctatatatatatacagtatcaTTTAgggcataaaaaagaataggtttgtttgcccaaaccctacctacccagaaaaaagctgtctactcaaattcttttattgtcctgatttgaaaaagtttttttttaatcaaataggcatgaagactaattaACACCcaatacttcaatttctttttttgaaaagaaaatgcctacctacctaccctcaacctttgggtagggtttgggcaaaccaaaatatttttaattgtggcctaacAAGTTTACCTTAAACCCTACTGCTAATGAAGCATGCAGTAAAAATATGATCACAATCAAAGCCCAGGTATACTTCTTTGTAGATTCTCGAACagcaggtaaaaatataaatactaatACTCCTCCTGATAAAACAGTCCCTAGTATAACTAACAACCATTGGAACCAGTTAAACTGTACCACCCATAatatctacaaaataaaacagaagacTACTAACAATAAAATCTACAACagaatctaattaaaatataccACCCATGATATCTACAAGAATATACTCATCAAACAGAAGTTTCCATGACATCAACAAAATGAATAGATATAATATTGCAAATTGTAGGTAATAATAAAATTAAGGAAGAAAAGTGACATGCATGAAGTTTAGTGGTTGCAGTTAGTTTATAtctgttttattgttgttgtttttttgtaaattgttttatctTAAATTAGGCACAATCACTAAATGTTTCGTATGTCCTTATTCAGTCAAGTGTACATCAATCTGAAGGAAAAGTAATCTTGATTCATTACTACCTTTAGATATGGCatacataaaaaaattgaatctttgtAAAGGGTCTCCTTATGATCATTCCTATCAAGTTTGAAAAGATTGGTGATGTACGGTAGTTCAGGACAAATATTATAACTGACAAAATATGTTATACTATAACACAATGATTTGAAAGTACATTCCATACATTATTCATActtaatttgttaaatttgtgGAGATGATAAAATCTTTGAAGTCAACAGATAATTGGATGAAAGACACATAGTATTGGCAATCACTCATTGAGACAAATGAACTAAAATACTCAATTTCATGGTATTAAAAAAACTGTGATGATTTGATGAAGGACAAAAAACGAACAGCTACAAGTtcataaattttcaaaaagtcATATTTCTGTTTCATCTAAATATATGTcacaaacaagaggctgtcacaacgacagcaaaccggatttattaacatttatttgtgtcctagcaatatcacaagaaccattactgatgaatggtgaaagtgaaaatcgtcaatatcaaatttgacctccattttgtcatcagtatcaacatattaaaatttgaaaagcttagattgaatggttcatgagtaaatgcaacaacgtgaatggaaacgccattttacaatctttcaagaaccataactcctgaacggtaaaagtcaaaatcgtcattattgaacttgacctctattttgtcatcagtaacaacatattaaaatttcaaaagctttggttgaatggttcatgagaaaatgcacggacacgacgggaaacaccatttttcaatctttcaagaaccataactcctgaacggtaaaagtcaaaatcgtcattattgaacttgacctccattttgtcatcagtaacagcatattaaaatttcggaagctttggtagaacagttcatgcataaatgcacagacacgactggaaactccatttttgaatctttcaagaaccataactcctgaacggtaaaagtcacaatcgtcattattgaacttgacctccattctgtcattagtaacaacatattaaaatttgggaagctttggtagaacagttcatgcgtaaatgcacggacacgactggaaactccatttttcaatctttcaagaaccataactcctgaacggtaaaagtcaaaatcgccattattgaacttgaccttcgtatagttgtcagtaataacatattaaaattttaaaagctttggttgaacggttcatgagttaatgcacggacaacatttgattgccgcccgcccgccgtacatccccaaatcaataaccgacatttttgtcacaaaaatccggttaaaaatgatgGGTTTGTGTTTTAACGTCAAGTggcaattataacatgtatatcaGAGAACAAGAAAATGTTGACTTACTGATATAGGAATAAAAATAGCAAGTGAGTAACCATAAACACATAAGATTTCTAGGAATGTATATCCAATCTGATTCCCTGACCACCACAGAAATCCAAAAATAACTCCAGGGAGAATCCACCAATAGCTAAATATAGCTGTAGCAGCAAATGAtactgaaaaaacaaaataattctgtaaacaactaATTTTAGCAGATCCTTTTTTGCATTTAGTTCTTTCTAGCTGACTAAGCAGAGATTTATTTTAAGGATTTACTCACTTCCTagacaaatatataaatacaagtgaagatcgatttaaaaaaaatcaaatttctagtttcttgtttttatatagattagaccattggtttcctgtttgaattgtttacactagtcattttggggccctatatagcttgctgttgagtgtgagccaaggctccatgttgaaggctgtactttgacctataataatggttttctttttacatattgtgactcagatggatagttgtctcattgccactcctaccacatctttttatctACATTGTTACGATTATGTATTAACTACTTTTTCCTACTACATATAGACAAAACGAACATGTTAAAAGTTCAGAGTAAATGTCATGTacattaaacaaaatgaaaaatacaaccaGAAAACTGATTCAACATTGATTTTTCCAATGTCAGATTGAAAGAGACAAACTGTTAGGTTAACAAACTTTCAATGctatgcaaaaaaaaagaaataagcagTATACATAACACTACAACTCTGATGTTTACCTTTGTGAAAATCATATTTCCAGTTATAATCTGCAGAACTACCCATAGATAGATAATTGGCTAGGTTACCAGCTATAGCTGTAGTAAACACTAATGTTGTACAGATCCAGAATGGTcctaaaatgaaaatatcaggtTGATTTCATGTTTATTCAGTGCAAAATTTCAGAGGTAACAATATTGGTATTTCTAATTTCCTTTTATTAATTCCATTTACTTACAAATTCTTAAAGCTATGAAATCACAAGTTTCTAACAAAAGTAATGTTTTCTCATGAAAAAAATTCTTTTactgtcatttttgttttcatccctttcaaaatttaaagttgTCTGCCTTGATTTACCACATATTGATTGTACTTTAAAGCAGGATCTGAAATATGCTGGATATCGGGTCCCAGTAGCTCATAAAACCCAGTGTGGAAGCACTAGCTAAAAATTTGATAGTTACAAGTTTTCATATTGTGTAAATTAGTCTAAAGGTTAaacttaaacaaacaaaaattgccAGAAATtgtcaaaagatataaaaagcaCCAATATGAAGATGTTGATTTCAAAGTAGAAACTTCTATTTTACCATATAAATCAGGATTTGGTCtgatttttgtttttagataATTCCTGTTTGGATGTGGAAACATAGATCCCAATACTCTCTGTAGTACATCTTTACTTTCTACATCAAAAAACTGTTGATAATACTCAAATGTCCAGAATGACACTTTTGattctgttttttcttctttgagAAGCTGAAGATGAAAGAAGAGTTACTAAGTTCTTATAAAAACTTAAGCTGCACAGCTTTTAGTAAGTCACATAATCTTGGGTCAcataataatttaattatatatttaggtccgagaacacaattaattcgtagtgcatttcttttagaacataaatgaaaattaaaaaaatcccacctgcgctttctcaatgaaatttttacagtgtgttgtactacttttgggacaagttatatcaaaattatagaaaacttcatcgcctctaactcaaaatatggacaattttgtgtttagggtgtcttgaaatcttttgacagcttccgaagtgctaatttttaacctttttcagctggaccaaatcactactttcctgtaaaattctggacccaaatttttttacagtgtaatttcaccccactacttacaatttgaggcattaaacatggagaaataaatttggaaggggtttaaaaattattggcaagtaacccactgttaacaatagggactatattcgtgaacaacgaaaatcaagggacgacaattgtggtctcggacctaataggatagaaagagttgacaaatcttaaaaaaacttggtatgaccaaagcttaataaattataacactgcttgcaaagtttcataacaataggatatatattatagacaatatgttaaattctatactcatctttgcgtgttaaattttgacgttaaaattgaataatttcaactatcaacattttgggctttgaaaattaaaatattgccaaaaaatactttttaaatgctctaatatatcatttattatgtacttaaagcaatagagtactcatttgatttatcagacttagcataattattcaaaagtcaaatttatatcagcctgggcctaaaaattgaggtttttcaatgaaagggggccttacatgaagatgtaattttttccagcaattttaaatttgtgaagctttttggttataaataatccttacatatgtattgaatgtactttaaatggaaagaaaagtcacaaataacacatcatattagtttaaaagggtcttaagccaagtaagactggaaaaaaataagggtcaatttaggccgtgccacatatttacattaaaaaatgcatattgaggctataagaaataaaaaattgtgtcttttttatcatttctatactcatgtgacatgatacaacaaatctgagcacagaaagactcttgcaattaacttttcttacagacagtatggtctgatacaaagaattttgcctttttaatgaaaaacttgaatgcaattttagtctcaacaggcttatatttaaaccacttgctatcctacagaagaaaagaaagatattatgtgagatggaacaggtacaatagacattgtaaagtgcttttgatacaaatttagtgagctcttgattgtggacttcaaattttatgtaccaagaaccccacttttgacttcatccaaacagggcgttagacaagggtcatttatacaacacattttgtacatattgtctgagataatcttcttttctgtagattctgagttcataaacaagtaaaagaactagataaaggcatagaaacacaagtattgacacatgaaaacctttcagatagaaagtcaggatgccatgtttgcatcaatattgaaaaagccttaaaatgcctattttgaccataaaatgctaaaatttgtcatttttgaagaaattctataaaataaaagtttaaatcctttagtttcatgctatttgacaaattgacaccaccaaatcatttagggaagttgccaaagtacagattctatatttacagacttcacctcttaggtccgagaacacaattaattcgtagtgcatttcttttagaacataaatgaaaattaaaaaaatcccacctgcgctttctcaatgaaatttttacagtgtgttgtactacttttgggacaagttatatcaaaattatagaaaacttcatcgcctctaactcaaaatatggacaattttgtgtttagggtgtcttgaaatcttttgacagcttccgaagtgctaatttttaacctttttcagctggaccaaatcactactttcctgtaaaattctggacccaaatttttttacagtgtaatttcaccccactacttacaatttgaggcattaaacatggagaaataaatttggaaggggtttaaaaattattggcaagtaacccactgttaacaatagggactatattcgtgaacaacgaaaatcaagggacgacaattgtggtctcggacctaatatgGAACTAATCAACAGAATTATCTATTCTTATAACATCTTATATAAGTTCAAATTTTCAAACTGCTAATTTACTTGAAAAGTCCTCACTCTGAACACATTTGCAATTTTTGTATATTAATGTAATTTCAACGAAATTTTTAACCACATGATCATCTTCACACCTTATTGCTTTGAAAATTATACTTTGTTCCAAATTTTGTTGTTCTTTCataaaaaagttattttgttgcAAAATACTGGTTCTTTCTTTGCTGAAATATTCTATTATTTTTACCATTTACCATTTAGAGTTGAgtaaaataaaagttcaaatacttctgttttttctttttaaatcagaTTTATAgaatacatgtttttatttgcTACATGTATCTTCTTAGAAATGTAGaagatttttttatgttgaatgGTATCTAGTGGAAAGTAATCTCAATAACATGCTtagcaagcaacaatcaatcaatcatgacaatttcaattttgaaatcaGACTGACATTCTTCGTGTACCTCAGATTTATCATACATAGTAATTAGTTCCAATAAGAATTTAGACTGATATTGGTCACGAATTCAGACTGACATTGGTCACTAATTCAGACATGTATTGACCACTAATTCAGACATGTATTGACCACTAATTCAGACTGACATTTGTCACTAATTCAGACATGTATTGATCACGAATTCAGACTGACATTTGTCACTAATTCAGACATGTATTGACCATATTGACCACTAATTCAGACATGTATTGACCACTTATTCAGACAGACATTTGTCACTAATTCAGACATGTATTGATCACGAATTCAGACTGACATTTGTCACTAATTCAGACATGTATTGACCACTAATTCAGACTGACATTTGTCACTAATTCAGACATGTATTTATCACGAATTCAGACTGACATTTGTCACTAATTCAGACATGTATTGACCACTAATCAGTGGcaaatccagaacttttcctaaggggggcccgctgactgacctaaggggggcccctCTCCAGttatgcttcaatgattccctatataatcaaccaaatttttcccatgaaagggggggcctgggcccccccccctggatccgcctatgctaaTTCAGACTGACATTTGTCACTAATTCAGACATGTATTGACCACTAATTCAGACTGACATTCGTCACTAATTCAGACATGTATTGACCACTAATTCAGACTAACATTTGTCACTAATTCAGACTGACATTTGTCACTAATTCAGACATGTATTGACCACTAATTCAGACTAACATTTGTCACTAATTCAGACATGTATTGATCATGAATTCAGACTAACATTTGTCACTAATTCAGACATGTATTGACCACTAATTCAGACTAACATTGGTCACTAATTCAGACATGTGTTGACCACTAATTCAGACATGTATTGATCATGAATTCAGACTGACATTTGTCACTAATTCACACATGTATTGACCACTAATTCATACTGACATTTGTCACTAATTCATACTGACATTTGTCACTAATTCAGACATGTATTGACCACTAATTCAGACATGTATTGATCATGAATTCAGACATGTATTCATTTGATCACTTATTCAGACTGACATTTGTCACTAATTCAGACTAACATGTACCTCTGATTTATCATACACATCATCCTCATCAGATTCTGCTGTGTGAGGAAAGTCTGTAAATGTATGAGTCTGTACTTTTCCTTTATCTTGAggaaaatctaaaataaatagccagaaaattatataaacatgatatggGATTATAAGAGGATATACTATTTATAAGTATTATGAAATAAACTGGATTCTTTGGTCAACAATCAGATTAAGAGTGGAATCGCCTAAACTTAGGTTATATGTGACATGTATGTTAAAACTATCAGTCTCTGCTGTtgtctgaaaatataaatttccACTTAGATAATTGATAATAATGATCatgataatacaaaatttaagattttatCTAGTCCAGTCTGAAAATAAGCTATTTTAACAAGTCATTTGATACTTTGGCCTATATTATACACaatcatttaacatttttttctttaattttacatgtacagCTGCTAtacttatttatattataaaatctgaaattttagtATGCAATTATCTTTGCTATTgataacaatgtataaaaatgttgaactAATTAAAGCAATTTCAAACATTGATGCTTACAATTACGCTATCAGCAAGTTTTACATTTTTGCAAAACCTATCCCAATGCAATTTTCACTTTAATAAACACATTGCATAAAATTATATATCTGTATTTTTACAATGTTGTCACTTATTTTTGACtgtcattattttatttacatttacattttatgTCACGTTTGTCTTTGGGTAacaatatgatttttaaaaatcctgtACTGTATGTATTAAACAGTCAGACCATTGTATGAATTTGGAATCATTTCATAGTGTCTGTCCATTTTCTTTGATTGGTGAACTTTGGGAATAACATACATTTCTGTTTATTCCGGTTATTCATAAATATTATTGGTTATTTTTTACATTGATAAGAAGGGAACAGAAACTTCTTTATTCATGTATGATGATACTAATAATTATAACAggtagtatttcaaaaaaattcataaattagATCAATTAAAGAATAGTTTGGTGATATTTGCAGAATATTTAAGTTcttctttgttttcattttaaattcaaaatttgggaATGAGACATTCATGACATTGGAAACTTCTAGATGCCAAAATAtatgtctgtcaaatctttagaCCAACAAACAGAACATATTATATGGCATCTTGCTTTTTGTCTTAAACTTAGCTTGTGTGTTTACCTTGAAACTCTAATTTACTTGTATcctgaaacagaaaaaaaataaaattgggtaCATACATCTACATAATCCTGTCAAACGCCACAATTCATTTTAACCAGAAGTCAAAATTACCCTAACAAGTGGGCattatataaaattaacaaatgcatatatataacagtgttccagctaggccgttttcagagggcgcggcgcccgcccttttccgagtggtgccctgtgccctttttacaatttccagggcgccctgccttttttgaagatcgattgcatattaatttgcgtattgatatgatacgctaattactaaattttacctggggaaaagattatgactttgtttaccaccccaagctaatcaatggttacaactggtgtcataatctgttgttataggtaatccgtttatcggatgggtcattaatgatcatcaacattaatcaaatagaatcggtcagtcggcaattatctttgaagaaatgtgcatacaacaacttgggcacaattttctaaaatgtgtctccatacttcttgcttaagaatatatatgtttaggtatttattttgagttatgggaaaagttaaagagggtcttagtagcagtgttggtagggtgccttggtcatctttttctgtattctttatttttgatactatttttcactgttgctttatatcctaaaatagtgaatttactgagcacagctgttttgtgctgtattgccatcaagcacagcaggggtagaaaggtgaaactggtaaaatgtggtagaccatagaaacagtatgaaacagatctcctttcaaaacatactgcatataaagttcaactgtgccaagcaatgataaaaaaacttgtgtgacaagctgcttgacaagtttttcagccttaaaagtagaaagatagagttctatatgggctaaagatgttgttcttgtataacctgcgattcaacgaataaacacaaatgtttgattaacatcttttattaaaatatgcccttttcatattatcatatcgcgcgttaaatgccctttttcaggattggcaccctgcccttttgaaaacctagctggaacactATAATATGCCAATCAATATGTTGCTTTTAGTCCTATCTAAATTGCAATGTTTTGTACTTGTTTTTAATATAAGTTTACCATAACTATATTAGGAAATGTTGCTGTGCATTGTTGTTAGGATCATTTTAATGTGTTTTAGTATAATGTATTGGTTGCACATGCACAAAAGAGTAACACTTGGGCAAGTACAGCTCAATCTGGCTGTATAAGGGCTATCACTGTATAAGGGCTATCaggatataaaaaatatcttcCTAGACTActtttgaatcttttttttttattattttgaagtaTAATCTAAAAACTTTTcaggtacatgtattataaagaaaaatacatcatacatgtatatttgtaacTTGCTGTTAGTTGTGAGCCACAGCAATGTGTTGAACCCGATTTTTAACTtcatgtactaaaggtttattttactaattgtgacttggaggagagtcgtctcattggcactcataccacatcttcttatatctattgttgaCTTTGTAGTTGATTTATttctgtgtaaaaaaaaaatgaaatgatttaacattggtgtttttttttggcaACTAAATCAGTAAATATGGCTACTACTAAAGAAAGCTCCATTTGGAGCTAATGTGTTAAGAGACCTCTTATGTCAATACACCATTAATATATTACCTATATCAGTATTTGTCCTACTTAT
Encoded here:
- the LOC143072401 gene encoding protein YIPF1-like — protein: MDTKVDVEDEIDTSKLEFQDFPQDKGKVQTHTFTDFPHTAESDEDDVYDKSELLKEEKTESKVSFWTFEYYQQFFDVESKDVLQRVLGSMFPHPNRNYLKTKIRPNPDLYGPFWICTTLVFTTAIAGNLANYLSMGSSADYNWKYDFHKVSFAATAIFSYWWILPGVIFGFLWWSGNQIGYTFLEILCVYGYSLAIFIPISILWVVQFNWFQWLLVILGTVLSGGVLVFIFLPAVRESTKKYTWALIVIIFLLHASLAVGFKLYFFHIPQSSNMDSLTNTTTPLNFKIHTTPLPLKQFAKEINSPTTKKPKNEQEKKKNDGNNLKDAGNGKEALKKITTPQKSSISNSNAKSAPPVKRSSSNNG